The following proteins come from a genomic window of Gottfriedia acidiceleris:
- the dltC gene encoding D-alanine--poly(phosphoribitol) ligase subunit 2: MENLRAAVLKILADLCNTDEVVENPDILIFEEGLLDSFGTVSLLVEIEEQIGINVTISDFDREEWSTPNKIISILEARK, from the coding sequence ATGGAAAATTTAAGAGCAGCAGTTTTAAAAATTTTAGCAGATTTATGTAATACAGATGAAGTGGTTGAAAACCCAGATATTCTGATTTTTGAAGAAGGATTATTAGATTCATTCGGCACAGTTAGCTTATTAGTTGAAATCGAAGAACAAATCGGTATCAACGTGACGATTTCTGACTTTGATCGCGAGGAGTGGTCAACACCAAATAAAATCATTTCGATTTTAGAGGCTAGAAAATGA